A DNA window from Mucilaginibacter xinganensis contains the following coding sequences:
- a CDS encoding DUF2147 domain-containing protein, which yields MSCVADTPLVPVKKTMGKGRERAEFDKGSLNWQKLIRAKPAIYNIGITIVLILNIYICWMLTKQLLGFFMLFLSTTVALKGQAFKPSERICGKWESKDKDLRINVYMEQGQFVVKIAWFSDTDGKPMDYWTDRRNPNPALRGRKILGMSILRNLEYHPNTDSWENGMIYDSKHGREWNSSAYIDKKGELKVKGYWHFKWIGKTMTFTRIK from the coding sequence ATGAGTTGTGTAGCAGATACACCATTAGTGCCTGTAAAAAAAACGATGGGGAAAGGCCGCGAAAGGGCAGAATTTGATAAGGGAAGTTTGAATTGGCAGAAGTTAATCAGGGCCAAACCAGCTATCTATAATATTGGCATCACTATTGTTTTAATATTAAACATATATATATGTTGGATGCTCACTAAACAACTGCTCGGCTTTTTTATGCTGTTTTTAAGTACAACCGTCGCCCTAAAAGGACAGGCTTTTAAGCCTTCTGAAAGGATTTGCGGGAAGTGGGAGTCTAAAGACAAAGATTTAAGAATCAATGTTTACATGGAGCAAGGTCAGTTTGTGGTGAAAATAGCATGGTTTAGCGACACTGATGGAAAACCTATGGATTACTGGACAGACAGGCGTAATCCTAACCCGGCATTGCGCGGCAGGAAAATACTTGGCATGAGCATTTTGCGTAACCTTGAATATCACCCCAACACGGATAGCTGGGAAAATGGGATGATTTACGACTCGAAACACGGCCGGGAATGGAATTCATCGGCCTATATTGATAAAAAAGGAGAACTAAAGGTAAAAGGCTACTGGCACTTTAAATGGATAGGTAAAACCATGACATTTACCCGGATTAAGTAA